The following are from one region of the Chromobacterium phragmitis genome:
- the fliF gene encoding flagellar basal-body MS-ring/collar protein FliF yields MADLAEENATPVWRARLNEAGDRFKALPNNRKILFLTALAAIFAVVVGAVVLNRTPSYKVLFSNLADRDGGQVTAALQQMNIPYQLGEGGVISVPADRVYDVRLKLAAQGLPKASGVGFELMDNQKFGISQFAEQVNYQRSIEGELARTIEAISSVQSARVHIATPKQSVFVREQQAPTASVMLQLYPGRMLDGGQVAGILHLVSSSVPNLPIKNVTIVDQDGNLLSKQSGPDDNSGLDQRQLGFVRQIEEGYVKRIEDILEPIFGRGNARAQVTANVDFSETEQTSETYRPNSTPNPSATRSQQISEKLVNGSANPSGVPGALSNQPPSAASAPITLPPGAAPGTANLSGLGVGASGTLQRDITTNYEVDKTIQHTKVPTGVVKRLSAAVVVNYRRMPDKSGEMKPTPLTPQEVQQINNLVKEAMGYNTGRGDTLNVVNAAFADNAQPVTMQERVMDYVSGNGTSLVKYGLLAIAVLYLLFGVVRPIMRDLVKPPAPAGAGAEGEAGEAGAASAGGRLLGVAGEEGEPGMISAMGGEDPREAQKRQYSSNLEAVRELVKSDPRMAAQIIKEWITADE; encoded by the coding sequence ATGGCTGATCTGGCAGAAGAAAACGCTACTCCAGTTTGGCGCGCGCGACTGAACGAGGCGGGTGACCGCTTCAAGGCGCTGCCCAACAACCGAAAAATCCTGTTTCTCACGGCGTTGGCCGCGATTTTCGCCGTCGTCGTCGGCGCGGTGGTTCTCAACCGCACTCCATCTTATAAAGTCCTGTTCTCCAATCTGGCCGATCGCGATGGCGGCCAGGTCACGGCCGCGCTGCAGCAGATGAATATCCCTTATCAGTTGGGCGAGGGCGGCGTGATCTCGGTGCCGGCCGACCGCGTCTACGACGTGCGGCTCAAGCTGGCGGCCCAGGGCTTGCCCAAGGCGAGCGGCGTGGGTTTCGAGCTGATGGACAACCAGAAGTTCGGCATCAGCCAGTTTGCCGAGCAAGTCAATTACCAGCGTTCGATCGAGGGCGAGCTCGCCCGCACCATCGAGGCCATATCTTCGGTGCAGAGCGCCCGCGTCCACATCGCCACCCCCAAGCAGAGCGTGTTCGTGCGCGAGCAGCAAGCGCCCACCGCCTCGGTGATGCTGCAGCTCTATCCGGGGCGGATGCTGGATGGAGGTCAGGTCGCCGGCATATTGCACCTGGTGTCCAGCTCGGTGCCGAATTTGCCTATCAAGAACGTCACCATCGTCGATCAAGACGGCAATCTGCTGTCCAAGCAGTCAGGTCCGGACGACAATTCGGGTCTGGACCAGCGTCAGCTGGGTTTTGTGCGCCAGATCGAGGAAGGCTATGTCAAACGGATCGAGGACATTCTCGAGCCCATTTTCGGCCGCGGCAACGCCCGCGCGCAAGTGACGGCCAATGTCGACTTCTCCGAAACCGAGCAGACCTCGGAGACATACCGGCCCAACTCCACTCCGAATCCCTCGGCCACGCGCAGCCAGCAGATCAGCGAAAAGCTGGTCAACGGTTCGGCCAACCCCAGCGGCGTGCCGGGCGCGTTGTCCAATCAGCCGCCGTCGGCGGCCTCGGCGCCGATCACGCTGCCGCCGGGCGCCGCGCCGGGGACGGCCAACCTGTCCGGCCTGGGCGTCGGCGCCAGCGGCACGCTGCAGCGCGACATCACCACCAATTACGAAGTCGACAAGACCATACAGCACACCAAGGTGCCCACCGGCGTGGTCAAACGCTTGTCCGCGGCGGTGGTGGTCAATTACCGCCGCATGCCGGACAAGAGCGGCGAGATGAAGCCGACGCCGTTGACGCCTCAGGAAGTGCAGCAGATCAATAATCTGGTCAAGGAGGCCATGGGCTACAACACCGGCCGCGGCGACACGCTCAATGTCGTCAATGCCGCCTTCGCCGACAACGCCCAGCCTGTCACCATGCAGGAGCGGGTGATGGATTACGTCAGCGGCAATGGCACCAGCCTGGTCAAGTACGGCCTGTTGGCGATAGCGGTGCTGTATCTGTTATTCGGCGTGGTGCGCCCCATCATGCGGGATCTGGTCAAGCCGCCGGCTCCGGCCGGAGCCGGAGCCGAGGGCGAGGCGGGAGAGGCTGGCGCTGCGAGCGCCGGCGGACGTCTGCTTGGCGTGGCCGGAGAAGAGGGCGAGCCGGGCATGATCTCGGCGATGGGTGGCGAGGACCCGCGCGAAGCGCAGAAACGCCAATACAGCAGCAACCTGGAAGCGGTGCGCGAGCTGGTGAAGTCTGATCCGCGCATGGCAGCCCAGATCATCAAGGAATGGATAACTGCCGATGAGTGA
- the fliE gene encoding flagellar hook-basal body complex protein FliE — MSVNNIDQLLGELKSAAALASGKQAPAAQQTPQVDFSDVLKSTIEQVNSAQQTSEEMQKQFQLGDNKEVNLQDVMVSLQKASLSFQTMVQARNKLVTAYQEIMNTQV, encoded by the coding sequence ATGTCAGTCAATAACATCGACCAGTTGCTTGGCGAACTGAAAAGCGCGGCGGCGCTGGCTTCGGGCAAGCAGGCGCCGGCGGCGCAGCAAACGCCGCAGGTCGACTTTTCCGACGTGCTCAAATCGACGATTGAGCAGGTCAATTCGGCGCAGCAGACTTCGGAGGAGATGCAGAAGCAGTTCCAGTTGGGCGACAACAAGGAAGTCAATCTGCAGGACGTGATGGTTTCCCTGCAGAAAGCCAGCCTGTCGTTCCAGACGATGGTTCAGGCGCGGAACAAGCTGGTCACCGCGTATCAGGAAATCATGAATACCCAAGTCTGA
- a CDS encoding sigma-54-dependent transcriptional regulator → MKYLPILVVEDDADLREAIVDTLSLAGYPTLEAADGGSALQTLAQEPVGLIVSDAQMAPMDGYQLFEEAKRRYPGVPFILMTAYGVIERAIELLRAGAAHYLLKPFEPQNLLAEVGKHLLAMPEDDGGEVVAESAAMRQLFALAGRVAQSEASVMISGPSGSGKEVLARYIHRHSRRGEGAFVAVNCAAIPDNLLESTLFGHERGAFTGAAQALPGKFEQAQGGTILLDEVTEMPLPLQAKLLRVLQEREVERIGSTRAIKLDIRVLATSNRDLQAAVEAGNFREDLYFRLNVFPLKIPALAERRDDILPLARFLLKKHAEAAGRASLVFSKDAERHLTAYSWEGNIRELDNVVQRAVILAAGAEIIAADLMLDDIAGVGQFTRAESEMDSSASGETDMKTLEKRHILETLAAAGGVKRLAAEKLGISERTLRYKLQRYRDEEAADADGNVPESDGTE, encoded by the coding sequence ATGAAGTATCTTCCGATTTTGGTGGTCGAAGACGACGCCGACCTGCGCGAGGCCATTGTGGACACCTTGTCTCTGGCCGGCTATCCGACGCTGGAGGCCGCCGATGGCGGCAGCGCTTTGCAGACGCTGGCGCAGGAGCCGGTTGGGCTGATCGTGTCTGACGCCCAGATGGCGCCGATGGATGGTTATCAGCTGTTCGAGGAGGCGAAGAGGCGTTATCCGGGCGTGCCCTTCATTCTGATGACCGCCTATGGCGTGATCGAGAGGGCGATCGAACTGCTGCGCGCCGGCGCCGCGCATTACCTGCTGAAGCCCTTCGAGCCGCAGAATCTGCTGGCGGAAGTGGGGAAGCATCTGTTGGCGATGCCGGAGGACGATGGCGGCGAAGTGGTGGCGGAGTCCGCCGCGATGCGGCAGTTGTTCGCGCTGGCGGGACGGGTGGCGCAGAGCGAGGCCAGCGTGATGATTTCCGGCCCCAGCGGCAGCGGCAAGGAGGTGTTGGCCCGGTACATTCACCGGCACTCCCGACGCGGTGAGGGCGCGTTCGTCGCGGTCAATTGCGCGGCGATTCCTGACAATCTGCTGGAGTCCACGCTGTTCGGCCATGAGCGGGGCGCCTTCACCGGCGCGGCGCAGGCATTGCCCGGCAAGTTCGAGCAGGCGCAGGGCGGCACCATCCTTTTGGATGAGGTGACCGAGATGCCGCTGCCCTTGCAGGCCAAGCTGCTGAGAGTGTTGCAGGAGCGTGAGGTGGAGCGCATTGGCAGCACTCGCGCCATCAAATTGGACATCCGGGTGCTGGCCACATCCAACCGCGATCTGCAGGCGGCGGTGGAGGCGGGCAATTTTCGGGAGGACCTGTATTTCCGCCTGAATGTCTTTCCGCTGAAAATTCCGGCTCTGGCGGAGCGGCGAGACGATATTCTGCCTTTGGCACGATTCCTGCTTAAAAAACATGCGGAGGCCGCGGGCCGCGCGTCCCTGGTGTTTTCCAAGGATGCGGAACGTCATTTGACGGCCTATAGTTGGGAGGGTAACATCCGCGAACTGGATAATGTCGTGCAGCGGGCGGTGATTCTTGCCGCCGGGGCGGAAATTATTGCCGCCGACTTGATGCTGGACGATATTGCTGGCGTGGGGCAGTTTACCCGGGCGGAGTCCGAAATGGACAGTTCGGCGTCGGGTGAAACCGACATGAAAACACTTGAAAAACGCCATATTCTGGAAACATTGGCGGCGGCCGGCGGCGTAAAGAGGCTGGCGGCCGAAAAGCTGGGCATCAGCGAGCGCACCTTGCGCTACAAATTGCAGCGTTACCGCGATGAGGAAGCTGCGGATGCCGATGGAAATGTTCCGGAGAGCGATGGCACGGAGTAG
- a CDS encoding chemotaxis protein CheB has protein sequence MALTSRERANKTPLEIVPSHSADVILPRQPTKTPLASQTVIVIGSSTGGTEALRTLLTSLPANMPPILIAQHMPEMFTHSFAQRLDSLCRLRVKEAEDNERLQAGTVYIAPGHSHLLIKSAPTIGYSTSLNNGPAVNRHRPSVDVLFRSAANLVGKNSIGVMLTGMGRDGANGMLEMRQAGAWNIAQDEASCVVFGMPKEAIAIGATHEVLGLPSIAQRLVVLAHQRQPSV, from the coding sequence ATGGCCTTGACTTCGCGCGAGCGAGCGAACAAGACTCCGTTGGAAATCGTGCCCAGCCATAGCGCGGACGTGATTCTGCCGCGCCAGCCGACCAAGACGCCGCTGGCCAGCCAGACCGTGATCGTCATCGGCTCTTCCACGGGAGGCACCGAGGCGCTGCGCACGCTGCTCACTTCGCTGCCGGCTAATATGCCGCCCATCCTGATCGCCCAGCACATGCCGGAAATGTTCACCCATTCATTCGCCCAGCGGCTGGATTCGCTGTGCCGGTTGCGGGTGAAGGAGGCGGAAGACAATGAGAGGCTGCAGGCGGGGACCGTCTACATCGCGCCCGGGCATTCCCATTTATTGATCAAGAGCGCGCCGACGATAGGCTATAGCACCTCGTTGAACAATGGCCCGGCAGTCAATCGCCACCGGCCATCGGTGGATGTGTTGTTCCGTTCGGCTGCCAATCTGGTGGGCAAGAACAGCATAGGCGTCATGCTGACCGGCATGGGGCGCGACGGCGCCAACGGCATGCTGGAAATGCGTCAGGCCGGTGCCTGGAATATCGCCCAGGACGAAGCGAGCTGCGTGGTGTTTGGCATGCCCAAGGAGGCGATCGCCATCGGCGCCACCCATGAGGTGCTGGGTTTGCCCAGCATCGCCCAGAGGCTGGTCGTGCTGGCTCATCAGCGCCAGCCATCGGTATAA
- a CDS encoding low molecular weight protein-tyrosine-phosphatase: MIEKDVFSILFVCHGNICRSPTAEGVMRGKLAHRGWQARFRIDSAGTHGYHVGEAPDARSARAAAGRGYDLSALRARKVEDADFSGFDLILAADCHNLADLHRRCPPEMAGRLRLMLEPLGEGREVPDPYYGGERGFEQVLDLLEAACDAWLFRLGEDPHRGPADRTPLAC; this comes from the coding sequence ATGATCGAAAAGGATGTTTTTTCTATCCTTTTTGTATGTCATGGAAATATATGCCGCTCTCCCACCGCGGAGGGCGTGATGCGAGGAAAGCTCGCGCATCGTGGTTGGCAAGCGCGCTTCCGCATTGATTCCGCCGGCACGCACGGCTACCACGTGGGCGAAGCGCCGGACGCGCGCAGCGCGCGGGCCGCGGCCGGGCGCGGCTATGATTTGTCAGCGCTGCGGGCGCGCAAGGTGGAAGACGCGGATTTCTCCGGCTTTGACCTTATCCTTGCGGCCGATTGCCACAATCTGGCCGATCTCCATCGCCGCTGCCCGCCAGAAATGGCGGGGCGTCTGCGCCTGATGCTGGAGCCGTTGGGCGAGGGGCGGGAGGTGCCGGATCCCTACTACGGTGGTGAGCGCGGTTTTGAACAGGTGCTCGATCTGCTGGAGGCCGCCTGCGACGCCTGGCTGTTCCGCTTGGGCGAAGATCCGCACCGAGGTCCGGCAGACCGGACGCCGCTCGCCTGCTAA
- a CDS encoding lectin has product MANTLLPNQVLGINEYLLSTNGAYQLILQSDGNLVLYRMANHHPLWASNTNGKDAMRAIMQTDGNFVLYDFHGKPLWASGTNGKPGSFVTMQDDGNLVIYEPKIPVWASNTAQ; this is encoded by the coding sequence ATGGCAAACACTCTTCTCCCCAACCAAGTTTTGGGCATCAACGAATACTTGCTGTCCACCAACGGCGCCTACCAACTGATTCTGCAAAGCGACGGCAATCTGGTGCTATACCGGATGGCCAACCATCATCCGCTGTGGGCTTCCAACACCAATGGCAAGGACGCGATGCGCGCCATCATGCAGACCGACGGCAACTTTGTGCTGTACGACTTCCACGGCAAGCCGCTGTGGGCCTCCGGCACCAACGGCAAGCCGGGAAGCTTCGTCACCATGCAGGATGACGGCAATCTGGTGATCTACGAGCCCAAGATTCCGGTCTGGGCCTCCAATACCGCGCAATAA
- a CDS encoding LysR family transcriptional regulator — protein MNFTLRQLRAFCMVAEHASFSRAGDELNLSQPAVSRTVRELEQALELRLLDRTTREVALTSTGARLLPKLRRALAELDEVLDETRKEGEQALGSVHVASSPTLSASLMPAIVAACRERYPQLGLSLHDQVQRLNVAAVRGGEVDFGLVVEPEDCEDLEQETVLTDDFWLVCPADHRLAARERVAWRQLDGEALVLLDGSSGSRPLIDRLLREHGLDCPVAQQMGHSHSVFRMVAAGIGVSVSPGLAMPLPEGCGLTARPLVPRAGRRIVLIRRRKRTLSPAAERVWCLVLEMRKLLETLAPAA, from the coding sequence ATGAATTTCACGCTGCGGCAACTGCGAGCGTTCTGCATGGTGGCGGAGCATGCCAGTTTCAGCCGGGCCGGCGATGAGCTGAACCTGAGCCAGCCGGCGGTCAGCCGTACGGTGCGCGAGCTGGAGCAGGCGCTGGAACTGCGCCTGCTGGACCGCACCACCCGCGAAGTGGCGCTGACTTCGACCGGCGCGCGGCTGCTGCCCAAGCTCAGGCGAGCGCTGGCGGAACTGGACGAGGTGCTGGACGAGACGCGCAAGGAGGGCGAACAGGCCCTGGGCAGTGTGCATGTCGCCAGCAGCCCGACCCTGTCGGCCAGCCTGATGCCGGCCATCGTCGCCGCCTGCCGCGAGCGCTATCCGCAGTTGGGACTGTCGCTGCACGATCAGGTGCAGCGGTTGAACGTGGCGGCGGTGCGCGGCGGCGAGGTGGATTTCGGCTTGGTGGTGGAGCCCGAGGATTGCGAAGATCTGGAGCAGGAAACGGTGCTGACCGACGACTTCTGGCTGGTATGCCCGGCCGACCACCGGCTTGCCGCGCGGGAGCGGGTGGCCTGGCGGCAGCTGGACGGCGAAGCGCTGGTGCTGCTGGACGGCAGCTCCGGCAGCCGGCCATTGATAGACCGGTTGCTGCGCGAGCATGGACTGGATTGTCCGGTGGCGCAGCAAATGGGCCATTCCCATTCGGTATTCCGCATGGTGGCGGCTGGCATCGGCGTCAGCGTGTCGCCGGGTCTTGCCATGCCGCTGCCGGAAGGCTGCGGCCTGACGGCGCGTCCGCTGGTGCCGAGAGCCGGGCGCCGAATCGTGTTGATCCGCCGACGCAAGCGGACGCTGTCTCCGGCTGCGGAACGGGTTTGGTGTCTGGTGTTGGAGATGCGGAAGCTGCTGGAGACGCTAGCACCTGCAGCGTAG
- a CDS encoding bile acid:sodium symporter family protein — protein sequence MKLLDSFTAGLLATVALASLVPCSGQAAQILNLATNLAIGLLFFLHGAKLSREAVVAGAGHWRLHLTVLASTFALFPLLGLLLKPALTPLVTPELYLGVLYLCMLPSTVQSSIAFTSMAQGNVPAAICSATASNLLGIFITPLLVGWLVAGHGGAAQNMGSALDIVYQLLLPFIAGQIARRWIGGWVDQHKALLKYVDQGSILMVVYTAFSAAVISGLWRQTPAAALAGLLAVNAILLGLLLAITSLAGRKLGFSREDRITILFCGSKKSLASGVPMAKVLFAGHAIGAIVLPLMLFHQIQLMVCAMLAQRFRKRHLAEARA from the coding sequence ATGAAACTGCTGGATTCCTTCACTGCCGGGCTACTGGCCACTGTCGCGCTGGCCAGCCTAGTGCCCTGCTCCGGCCAGGCCGCGCAGATCCTCAACCTGGCCACCAATCTGGCGATCGGACTGCTGTTTTTCCTGCACGGCGCCAAGCTGTCGCGCGAGGCCGTGGTAGCCGGCGCCGGCCACTGGCGGCTGCACCTGACCGTGCTGGCCTCCACTTTCGCGCTGTTCCCGCTGCTGGGCCTGCTGCTCAAACCGGCGCTGACGCCGCTGGTGACGCCGGAGCTGTACCTGGGCGTGCTCTATCTGTGCATGCTGCCGTCCACTGTGCAGTCGTCGATCGCCTTCACCTCGATGGCCCAGGGCAATGTGCCGGCCGCCATCTGCAGCGCCACCGCGTCCAACCTGCTGGGCATCTTCATCACCCCGCTGCTGGTGGGCTGGCTGGTGGCCGGCCACGGCGGCGCGGCGCAAAACATGGGATCGGCGCTGGACATCGTCTACCAGTTGCTGCTGCCCTTCATCGCCGGCCAGATCGCCCGCCGCTGGATAGGCGGCTGGGTGGACCAGCACAAGGCCTTGCTGAAATACGTGGACCAGGGGTCGATCCTGATGGTGGTGTACACCGCGTTCAGCGCGGCGGTGATCAGCGGGCTGTGGCGGCAGACGCCGGCGGCGGCGCTGGCCGGCCTGCTGGCGGTCAACGCCATCCTGCTCGGCCTGCTGCTGGCGATCACCTCGCTGGCCGGCCGCAAGCTGGGCTTCAGCCGCGAAGACCGGATCACCATCTTGTTCTGCGGATCGAAGAAGAGCCTGGCCAGCGGCGTGCCGATGGCCAAGGTGCTGTTCGCCGGCCACGCGATCGGCGCCATCGTGCTGCCTTTGATGCTGTTCCACCAGATCCAGCTGATGGTGTGCGCGATGCTGGCCCAGCGTTTCCGCAAACGGCACCTGGCCGAAGCCCGCGCCTGA
- a CDS encoding aspartate/glutamate racemase family protein gives MSLRVCVLVPVGVDTFNQPILESIRPVIPADVEVEVRNLPRGTSHIQDRIDWLANGLAVVETALQLEREGFDGIWLSDFDMCGVEAAREAVNIPIVGGFPTAAFSALLLSQRFSIVTVLQSTLAMQHGHVQAYGLQDSFSSIRAIDCPVDQLSNMDVVVPKVYECALEAVRRDGAQSILLGCTGFVGVARRVEQLLEATLGCYVPVIDPNQAGFSLLLSLVRMRVRPSRLCYGKESLPVITSLSRQA, from the coding sequence ATGAGCTTGCGCGTCTGCGTGCTGGTGCCGGTGGGCGTGGACACCTTCAACCAGCCGATACTGGAATCCATCCGCCCGGTGATCCCGGCCGACGTCGAGGTGGAGGTGCGCAACCTGCCGCGCGGCACCAGCCACATCCAGGACCGCATAGACTGGCTGGCCAATGGCCTGGCCGTGGTGGAGACGGCGCTGCAGCTGGAGCGCGAAGGTTTCGACGGCATCTGGCTCAGCGATTTCGACATGTGCGGCGTCGAGGCCGCGCGCGAGGCGGTGAACATCCCCATTGTCGGCGGCTTTCCGACGGCGGCGTTCAGCGCGCTGCTGCTCAGCCAGCGCTTCTCCATCGTCACCGTATTGCAGTCCACGCTGGCGATGCAGCATGGCCACGTCCAGGCTTACGGCCTGCAGGATTCGTTCAGCTCGATCCGGGCGATAGACTGCCCGGTGGACCAGCTGTCCAATATGGATGTGGTGGTGCCCAAGGTGTACGAGTGCGCGCTGGAGGCGGTGCGCCGCGACGGCGCGCAGTCCATCCTGCTTGGCTGCACCGGCTTCGTCGGCGTGGCGCGCCGGGTGGAGCAGCTGCTGGAGGCGACACTGGGCTGCTACGTGCCGGTGATCGATCCCAATCAGGCCGGCTTCAGCCTGCTGCTGTCGCTAGTGAGGATGCGGGTGCGCCCCAGCCGGCTGTGTTACGGCAAGGAGTCGCTGCCGGTGATCACCTCGCTGTCGCGGCAGGCCTGA
- a CDS encoding DUF917 domain-containing protein, which translates to MAFELSSRDLEPLLQGACFFGSGGGGTMISARHLAANFQRGEYYPTDKVRVVDVDEATDGDCVMVAYMGAPDAINQVQWPNGPVEAARAAQQRLESQGRKLAYVAAPESGALGFVVASLVAAKLGLAVVDADGAGRAVPSLPMLTYAAAGVPPTPAFLAGESGLCVELGVRMPPPDGQPQEDVSTVVEQMLRPILTNPQFGQFGGLAMWIMSPEQLGGALPVRGTLSRALKLGRALQGGEVKTAEAMLDFLRRELDIKGKLLFGPATLASAEVATAGGFDLGKVSLEDGERRCTVLYQNESLLAWDSAVSHPLATAPDAISYFVEGDGQHVFSNGDLSGDDHGLDPAVRGRKAAVIALPAAAPLRKGLILQSFADELAQLGYLGPYAPVDANPEGAR; encoded by the coding sequence ATGGCTTTTGAACTATCCTCCCGCGATCTGGAGCCCTTGCTGCAAGGCGCGTGCTTTTTCGGCAGCGGCGGCGGCGGGACCATGATCTCCGCCCGCCACCTGGCGGCTAACTTCCAGCGCGGCGAATATTACCCGACCGACAAGGTGCGGGTGGTGGACGTGGACGAGGCGACCGACGGCGATTGCGTGATGGTGGCCTATATGGGCGCGCCGGACGCGATCAACCAGGTGCAATGGCCGAACGGGCCAGTGGAGGCCGCGCGCGCCGCGCAGCAACGGCTGGAGTCGCAGGGGCGCAAGCTGGCTTACGTGGCGGCGCCGGAAAGCGGCGCGCTGGGTTTCGTGGTGGCCAGCCTGGTGGCGGCCAAGCTGGGGCTGGCGGTGGTGGACGCCGACGGCGCCGGCCGCGCGGTGCCGTCTTTGCCGATGCTGACCTACGCCGCCGCCGGCGTGCCGCCGACGCCGGCCTTTCTGGCCGGGGAGAGCGGCTTGTGCGTGGAGCTGGGCGTGCGCATGCCGCCGCCGGACGGCCAGCCGCAGGAAGACGTTTCCACCGTGGTGGAGCAGATGCTGCGTCCCATTCTGACCAATCCGCAGTTCGGGCAATTCGGCGGCCTGGCGATGTGGATCATGTCGCCGGAACAACTGGGCGGCGCGCTGCCGGTGCGCGGCACCCTGAGCCGGGCGCTGAAGCTGGGCCGCGCGCTGCAAGGCGGCGAGGTGAAGACCGCGGAGGCGATGCTGGACTTCCTGCGCCGCGAGCTCGATATCAAGGGCAAGCTGCTGTTCGGCCCGGCGACGCTGGCGTCGGCCGAGGTGGCCACCGCCGGCGGCTTCGACCTGGGCAAGGTGAGCCTGGAGGACGGCGAGCGCCGCTGCACGGTGCTGTACCAGAACGAATCGCTGCTGGCTTGGGACAGCGCGGTCTCCCATCCGCTGGCGACTGCGCCGGACGCCATCAGTTACTTCGTCGAAGGCGATGGCCAGCATGTGTTCAGCAACGGCGACCTGTCGGGCGATGACCATGGCCTGGACCCGGCCGTGCGCGGCCGCAAGGCGGCGGTGATCGCATTGCCGGCCGCCGCGCCGCTGCGCAAGGGCCTGATCCTGCAAAGCTTCGCCGACGAGCTGGCGCAGCTTGGCTACCTGGGGCCGTACGCGCCGGTGGATGCCAATCCGGAGGGCGCGCGATGA